A genomic window from Macaca mulatta isolate MMU2019108-1 chromosome 19, T2T-MMU8v2.0, whole genome shotgun sequence includes:
- the ANKRD24 gene encoding ankyrin repeat domain-containing protein 24 isoform X19, with amino-acid sequence MQPAACAGEGTRPPAPRPHPPPGDKLRLSPTDLGSCPPCGPCPIPKPAARGRRQSQDWGKSDERLLQAVENNDAPRVATLIARKGLVPTKLDPEGKSAFHLAAMRGAASCLEVMIAHGANVMSTDGAGYNALHLAAKYGHPQCLKQLLQASCVVDVVDSSGWTALHHAVAGGCLSCSEVLCSFKAHLNPQDRSGATPLIIAAQMCHTDLCRLLLQQGAAANDQDLQGRTALMLACEGASPETVEVLLQGGAQPGITDALGQDAAHYGALAGDKLILHLLQEAAQRPSPPSEDDSGEASSQNSMSSHGKQGAPKKRKAPPPPASIPMPDDRDAYEEIVRLRQERGRLLQKIRGLEQHKERRQQESPEASSLHSLERQVQELQQLLVERQEEKESLGREVESLQSRLSLLEDEEGELPDFPGAEALLSRQLSPSAQERLASLQEQVAVLTRQNQELMEKVQILENFEKDETQMEVEASAEVIPLALYDSLRAEFDQLRRQHAEALQALRQQETREVPREERAAYGESEGVGATATKNGPTHMELNGSVAPETKVNGAETTDEKAAGDETMEARTMEATSTAAEATGATATETKPTGAEVREMETVEEEANMETKPTGVQTTDTEATGVEAMGVEATKTKAEEAEVLACRVGAGQPEPPVTGTTNMEATGSRATGVEATGFGATGVENPGVEAMAPGVSAGPVLHPGAAEASEKLQVELETRIRGLEEALRQREREAAAELEAALGKCEAAEAEAGRLRERVREAEGSGASVERGGGDTAQLRAALEQAREDLRDRDSRLRELEAASACLDEARASRLLAEEEARGLRAELAQREEARLEQSRELEVLREQLATAKATGEQQRTAAAELGRARDAAEARVAELAAACEEARQGLAELREASEALRQSVVPATEHRRLQEEALELRGRAASLEQEVVATGKEAARLRAELERERVCSVALSEHERIVGVLQANVAQLEGQLEELGRRHEKTSAEVFQVQREALFMKSERHAAEAQLATAEQQLRGLRTEAERARQAQSRAQEALDKAKEKDKKITELSKEVFSLKEALKEQPAALATPEVEALRDQVKDLQQQLQEAARDHSSVVALYRSHLLYAIQGQMDEDVQQILSQILQMQRLQAQGR; translated from the exons ATGCAGCCAGCTGCTTGCGCGGGTGAGGGAACCCGGCCCCCGGCGCCGCGTCCTCATCCTCCTCCAGGCGACAAG CTGCGGCTCAGCCCCACTGACCTTGGCTCCTGCCCGCCCTGCGGCCCCTGCCCCATCCCGAAGCCGGCAGCCAGAGGCAGGCGCCAG AGTCAAGACTGGGGCAAGAGTGACGAGAGGCTGCTACAAGCTGTGGAAAACAACGATGCACCTCGGGTGGCCACCCTCATCGCCCGCAAGGGACTGGTGCCCACGAAGCTAGACCCCGAGGGCAAGTCCGC GTTCCACCTGGCAGCCATGCGGGGTGCAGCCAGCTGTCTGGAGGTGATGATAGCTCATGGTGCCAATGTCATGAGCACAGATGGGGCAG gTTACAATGCCCTCCACCTGGCCGCCAAATACGGGCACCCACAGTGCTTGAAGCAACTACTGCAG GCTTCCTGCGTGGTGGACGTCGTGGACAGCAGCGGGTGGACTGCCCTACACCATGCAG tggctggtggCTGTCTCTCCTGTTCAGAGGTGCTCTGCTCCTTCAAGGCACATCTAAACCCCCAAGATCGG TCAGGTGCAACACCCCTCATTATAGCAGCTCAGATGTGTCACACAGACCTGTGCCGTCTCCTACTGCAGCAAGGGGCTGCAGCGAATGATCAGGACCTGCAAGGCAG GACGGCCCTGATGCTGGCCTGTGAGGGGGCCAGCCCGGAAACAGTGGAAGTCCTGCTGCAGGGCGGAGCCCAGCCGGGCATCACCGATGCGCTGGGGCAGGACGCGGCTCACTATGGCGCGCTGGCGGGGGACAAGCTCATCCTGCACCTTCTGCAAGAGGCGGCCCagcgcccctccccacccagcg AGGATGACTCAGGCGAGGCGTCATCTCAG aACTCTATGTCCAGCCATGGAAAGCAGGGGGCCCCCAAGAAGCGGAAGGCGCCTCCACCTCCCGCCAGCATCCCCATGCCG GATGATCGAGATGCCTATGAGGAGATCGTGAGGCTGCGCCAGGAGAGGGGCCGCCTCCTGCAGAAGATCCGGGGCCTGGAACAGCACAAGGAACGGAGGCAGCAGGAG TCCCCGGAGGCCAGCTCCCTGCACAGCCTGGAGAGACAG GTGCAAGAGCTGCAGCAGCTGCTGGTGGAGAgacaggaggagaaggagagccTGGGACGGGAGGTGGAGAGTTTGCAGAGCCGGCTGTCCCTGCTGGAG GATGAGGAGGGTGAGCTGCCTGACTTTCCAG GGGCCGAGGCGCTGCTGTCCAGGCAACTCAGCCCGTCGGCCCAGGAACGCCTGGCCTCGCTGCAGGAACAGGTGGCTGTGCTCACCAGACAGAACCAGGAACTGATGGAGAAGGTCCAG atCCTGGAGAACTTTGAGAAGGATGAGACACAGATGGAAGTGGAAGCTTCAGCAGAGGTCATCCCTCTTGCCCTCTATGACTCTCTCCGGGCCGAGTTTGACCAGCTGCGCAGGCAGCACGCTGAGGCCCTGCAGGCACTGAGGCAGCAGGAGACACGAGAGGTCCCCAGAGAAGAGAGGGCAGCCTATGGGGAGAGTGAGGGTGTTGGAGCCACAGCCACCAAAAACGGGCCAACCCACATGGAGCTAAATGGCTCAGTGGCTCCAGAAACCAAAGTTAATggagctgagaccacagatgaGAAGGCTGCAGGAGATGAAACCATGGAAGCCAGGACTATGGAAGCCACGTCCACGGCAGCTGAGGCCACGGGAGCCACGGCCACAGAGACAAAACCCACAGGGGCTGAGGTCAGAGAAATGGAGACTgtagaagaggaagcaaacatggAAACTAAGCCCACAGGAGtgcagaccacagacacagaggcCACAGGAGTGGAGGCCATGGGAGTGGAggccacaaaaacaaaagcagaggaAGCAGAAGTGTTGGCCTGCAGAGTGGGTGCTGGGCAACCAGAGCCCCCAGTCACAGGGACCACAAACATGGAGGCCACAGGCTCTAGGGCCACGGGGGTAGAAGCCACAGGATTCGGTGCCACAGGTGTAGAGAACCCCGGGGTAGAGGCCATGGCCCCGGGGGTCTCTGCTGGCCCTGTCCTACATCCTGGTGCTGCAGAGGCCTCGGAAAAGCTTCAAGTAGAGCTGGAGACCAGGATTCGCGGCTTGGAGGAGGCGCTCCGGCAGCGGGAGCGGGAGGCAGCTGCGGAGCTGGAGGCGGCCCTGGGGAAGTGCGAGGCCGCGGAAGCTGAGGCGGGCCGGCTGCGAGAGCGCGTCCGCGAGGCCGAGGGCAGCGGGGCCAGCGTGGAGAGGGGTGGCGGCGACACTGCACAGCTGCGGGCCGCCCTGGAGCAGGCCCGGGAGGATCTCCGAGACCGGGACTCCCGCCTGCGGGAGCTGGAGGCGGCCTCGGCCTGCCTGGATGAGGCTCGCGCCAGCCGGCTACTCGCCGAGGAGGAGGCCCGGGGCCTGCGGGCGGAGCTGGCCCAGCGGGAGGAGGCGCGGCTGGAGCAGAGCCGGGAGCTGGAGGTGCTGCGGGAGCAGCTGGCCACGGCCAAGGCCACGGGGGAGCAGCAGCGCACAGCGGCCGCGGAGCTGGGCCGGGCACGGGACGCGGCCGAAGCCCGAGTGGCTGAGCTGGCTGCGGCCTGCGAGGAGGCGCGGCAGGGCCTGGCCGAGCTGCGGGAGGCCTCCGAGGCCCTCCGCCAGTCCGTGGTGCCGGCCACTGAGCACCGCCGGCTGCAGGAGGAGGCCCTGGAGCTGCGGGGCCGGGCAGCCAGTCTGGAGCAGGAGGTGGTGGCCACGGGCAAGGAGGCCGCCCGGCTGCGCGCGGAGCTGGAGCGGGAGCGTGTGTGCAGCGTGGCTCTCTCCGAGCACGAACGCATCGTGGGCGTCCTGCAGGCCAACGTGGCACAGCTGGaggggcagctggaggagctgggaCGGCGGCATGAGAAGACCAGTGCAGAGGTCTTCCAG GTGCAGCGTGAGGCCCTGTTCATGAAGAGTGAGCGACATGCCGCCGAGGCGCAGCTGGCCACAGCAGAGCAGCAGCTACGGGGGCTACGGACCGAAGCGGAAAGGGCTCGCCAGGCCCAGAGCCGGGCCCAGGAGGCTCTGGACAAGGCCAAGGAGAAGGACAAGAAG ATCACAGAACTCTCCAAAGAAGTCTTCAGTCTTAAGGAGGCCTTGAAGGAGCAGCCGGCCGCCCTGGCCACCCCCGAGGTGGAGGCCCTCCGTGACCAGGTGAAGGATTTACAGCAGCAGCTGCAG GAAGCTGCCAGGGACCACTCCAGCGTGGTGGCTTTGTACAGAAGCCACCTCCTCTACGCCATTCAG GGCCAGATGGATGAAGACGTGCAGCAGATTCTCAGCCAGATTCTGCAGATGCAGAGACTCCAGGCTCAGGGCCGCTGA
- the ANKRD24 gene encoding ankyrin repeat domain-containing protein 24 isoform X14 → MQPAACAGEGTRPPAPRPHPPPGDKLRLSPTDLGSCPPCGPCPIPKPAARGRRQSQDWGKSDERLLQAVENNDAPRVATLIARKGLVPTKLDPEGKSAFHLAAMRGAASCLEVMIAHGANVMSTDGAGYNALHLAAKYGHPQCLKQLLQASCVVDVVDSSGWTALHHAVAGGCLSCSEVLCSFKAHLNPQDRSGATPLIIAAQMCHTDLCRLLLQQGAAANDQDLQGRTALMLACEGASPETVEVLLQGGAQPGITDALGQDAAHYGALAGDKLILHLLQEAAQRPSPPSEDDSGEASSQNSMSSHGKQGAPKKRKAPPPPASIPMPDDRDAYEEIVRLRQERGRLLQKIRGLEQHKERRQQESPEASSLHSLERQVQELQQLLVERQEEKESLGREVESLQSRLSLLENERENTSYDVTTLQDEEGELPDFPGAEALLSRQLSPSAQERLASLQEQVAVLTRQNQELMEKVQILENFEKDETQMEVEASAEVIPLALYDSLRAEFDQLRRQHAEALQALRQQETREVPREERAAYGESEGVGATATKNGPTHMELNGSVAPETKVNGAETTDEKAAGDETMEARTMEATSTAAEATGATATETKPTGAEVREMETVEEEANMETKPTGVQTTDTEATGVEAMGVEATKTKAEEAEVLACRVGAGQPEPPVTGTTNMEATGSRATGVEATGFGATGVENPGVEAMAPGVSAGPVLHPGAAEASEKLQVELETRIRGLEEALRQREREAAAELEAALGKCEAAEAEAGRLRERVREAEGSGASVERGGGDTAQLRAALEQAREDLRDRDSRLRELEAASACLDEARASRLLAEEEARGLRAELAQREEARLEQSRELEVLREQLATAKATGEQQRTAAAELGRARDAAEARVAELAAACEEARQGLAELREASEALRQSVVPATEHRRLQEEALELRGRAASLEQEVVATGKEAARLRAELERERVCSVALSEHERIVGVLQANVAQLEGQLEELGRRHEKTSAEVFQVQREALFMKSERHAAEAQLATAEQQLRGLRTEAERARQAQSRAQEALDKAKEKDKKITELSKEVFSLKEALKEQPAALATPEVEALRDQVKDLQQQLQEAARDHSSVVALYRSHLLYAIQGQMDEDVQQILSQILQMQRLQAQGR, encoded by the exons ATGCAGCCAGCTGCTTGCGCGGGTGAGGGAACCCGGCCCCCGGCGCCGCGTCCTCATCCTCCTCCAGGCGACAAG CTGCGGCTCAGCCCCACTGACCTTGGCTCCTGCCCGCCCTGCGGCCCCTGCCCCATCCCGAAGCCGGCAGCCAGAGGCAGGCGCCAG AGTCAAGACTGGGGCAAGAGTGACGAGAGGCTGCTACAAGCTGTGGAAAACAACGATGCACCTCGGGTGGCCACCCTCATCGCCCGCAAGGGACTGGTGCCCACGAAGCTAGACCCCGAGGGCAAGTCCGC GTTCCACCTGGCAGCCATGCGGGGTGCAGCCAGCTGTCTGGAGGTGATGATAGCTCATGGTGCCAATGTCATGAGCACAGATGGGGCAG gTTACAATGCCCTCCACCTGGCCGCCAAATACGGGCACCCACAGTGCTTGAAGCAACTACTGCAG GCTTCCTGCGTGGTGGACGTCGTGGACAGCAGCGGGTGGACTGCCCTACACCATGCAG tggctggtggCTGTCTCTCCTGTTCAGAGGTGCTCTGCTCCTTCAAGGCACATCTAAACCCCCAAGATCGG TCAGGTGCAACACCCCTCATTATAGCAGCTCAGATGTGTCACACAGACCTGTGCCGTCTCCTACTGCAGCAAGGGGCTGCAGCGAATGATCAGGACCTGCAAGGCAG GACGGCCCTGATGCTGGCCTGTGAGGGGGCCAGCCCGGAAACAGTGGAAGTCCTGCTGCAGGGCGGAGCCCAGCCGGGCATCACCGATGCGCTGGGGCAGGACGCGGCTCACTATGGCGCGCTGGCGGGGGACAAGCTCATCCTGCACCTTCTGCAAGAGGCGGCCCagcgcccctccccacccagcg AGGATGACTCAGGCGAGGCGTCATCTCAG aACTCTATGTCCAGCCATGGAAAGCAGGGGGCCCCCAAGAAGCGGAAGGCGCCTCCACCTCCCGCCAGCATCCCCATGCCG GATGATCGAGATGCCTATGAGGAGATCGTGAGGCTGCGCCAGGAGAGGGGCCGCCTCCTGCAGAAGATCCGGGGCCTGGAACAGCACAAGGAACGGAGGCAGCAGGAG TCCCCGGAGGCCAGCTCCCTGCACAGCCTGGAGAGACAG GTGCAAGAGCTGCAGCAGCTGCTGGTGGAGAgacaggaggagaaggagagccTGGGACGGGAGGTGGAGAGTTTGCAGAGCCGGCTGTCCCTGCTGGAG AACGAGCGGGAGAATACTAGCTATGATGTGACCACTCTGCAGGATGAGGAGGGTGAGCTGCCTGACTTTCCAG GGGCCGAGGCGCTGCTGTCCAGGCAACTCAGCCCGTCGGCCCAGGAACGCCTGGCCTCGCTGCAGGAACAGGTGGCTGTGCTCACCAGACAGAACCAGGAACTGATGGAGAAGGTCCAG atCCTGGAGAACTTTGAGAAGGATGAGACACAGATGGAAGTGGAAGCTTCAGCAGAGGTCATCCCTCTTGCCCTCTATGACTCTCTCCGGGCCGAGTTTGACCAGCTGCGCAGGCAGCACGCTGAGGCCCTGCAGGCACTGAGGCAGCAGGAGACACGAGAGGTCCCCAGAGAAGAGAGGGCAGCCTATGGGGAGAGTGAGGGTGTTGGAGCCACAGCCACCAAAAACGGGCCAACCCACATGGAGCTAAATGGCTCAGTGGCTCCAGAAACCAAAGTTAATggagctgagaccacagatgaGAAGGCTGCAGGAGATGAAACCATGGAAGCCAGGACTATGGAAGCCACGTCCACGGCAGCTGAGGCCACGGGAGCCACGGCCACAGAGACAAAACCCACAGGGGCTGAGGTCAGAGAAATGGAGACTgtagaagaggaagcaaacatggAAACTAAGCCCACAGGAGtgcagaccacagacacagaggcCACAGGAGTGGAGGCCATGGGAGTGGAggccacaaaaacaaaagcagaggaAGCAGAAGTGTTGGCCTGCAGAGTGGGTGCTGGGCAACCAGAGCCCCCAGTCACAGGGACCACAAACATGGAGGCCACAGGCTCTAGGGCCACGGGGGTAGAAGCCACAGGATTCGGTGCCACAGGTGTAGAGAACCCCGGGGTAGAGGCCATGGCCCCGGGGGTCTCTGCTGGCCCTGTCCTACATCCTGGTGCTGCAGAGGCCTCGGAAAAGCTTCAAGTAGAGCTGGAGACCAGGATTCGCGGCTTGGAGGAGGCGCTCCGGCAGCGGGAGCGGGAGGCAGCTGCGGAGCTGGAGGCGGCCCTGGGGAAGTGCGAGGCCGCGGAAGCTGAGGCGGGCCGGCTGCGAGAGCGCGTCCGCGAGGCCGAGGGCAGCGGGGCCAGCGTGGAGAGGGGTGGCGGCGACACTGCACAGCTGCGGGCCGCCCTGGAGCAGGCCCGGGAGGATCTCCGAGACCGGGACTCCCGCCTGCGGGAGCTGGAGGCGGCCTCGGCCTGCCTGGATGAGGCTCGCGCCAGCCGGCTACTCGCCGAGGAGGAGGCCCGGGGCCTGCGGGCGGAGCTGGCCCAGCGGGAGGAGGCGCGGCTGGAGCAGAGCCGGGAGCTGGAGGTGCTGCGGGAGCAGCTGGCCACGGCCAAGGCCACGGGGGAGCAGCAGCGCACAGCGGCCGCGGAGCTGGGCCGGGCACGGGACGCGGCCGAAGCCCGAGTGGCTGAGCTGGCTGCGGCCTGCGAGGAGGCGCGGCAGGGCCTGGCCGAGCTGCGGGAGGCCTCCGAGGCCCTCCGCCAGTCCGTGGTGCCGGCCACTGAGCACCGCCGGCTGCAGGAGGAGGCCCTGGAGCTGCGGGGCCGGGCAGCCAGTCTGGAGCAGGAGGTGGTGGCCACGGGCAAGGAGGCCGCCCGGCTGCGCGCGGAGCTGGAGCGGGAGCGTGTGTGCAGCGTGGCTCTCTCCGAGCACGAACGCATCGTGGGCGTCCTGCAGGCCAACGTGGCACAGCTGGaggggcagctggaggagctgggaCGGCGGCATGAGAAGACCAGTGCAGAGGTCTTCCAG GTGCAGCGTGAGGCCCTGTTCATGAAGAGTGAGCGACATGCCGCCGAGGCGCAGCTGGCCACAGCAGAGCAGCAGCTACGGGGGCTACGGACCGAAGCGGAAAGGGCTCGCCAGGCCCAGAGCCGGGCCCAGGAGGCTCTGGACAAGGCCAAGGAGAAGGACAAGAAG ATCACAGAACTCTCCAAAGAAGTCTTCAGTCTTAAGGAGGCCTTGAAGGAGCAGCCGGCCGCCCTGGCCACCCCCGAGGTGGAGGCCCTCCGTGACCAGGTGAAGGATTTACAGCAGCAGCTGCAG GAAGCTGCCAGGGACCACTCCAGCGTGGTGGCTTTGTACAGAAGCCACCTCCTCTACGCCATTCAG GGCCAGATGGATGAAGACGTGCAGCAGATTCTCAGCCAGATTCTGCAGATGCAGAGACTCCAGGCTCAGGGCCGCTGA
- the ANKRD24 gene encoding ankyrin repeat domain-containing protein 24 isoform X18: protein MQPAACAGEGTRPPAPRPHPPPGDKLRLSPTDLGSCPPCGPCPIPKPAARGRRQSQDWGKSDERLLQAVENNDAPRVATLIARKGLVPTKLDPEGKSAFHLAAMRGAASCLEVMIAHGANVMSTDGAGYNALHLAAKYGHPQCLKQLLQASCVVDVVDSSGWTALHHAVAGGCLSCSEVLCSFKAHLNPQDRSGATPLIIAAQMCHTDLCRLLLQQGAAANDQDLQGRTALMLACEGASPETVEVLLQGGAQPGITDALGQDAAHYGALAGDKLILHLLQEAAQRPSPPSEDDSGEASSQNSMSSHGKQGAPKKRKAPPPPASIPMPDDRDAYEEIVRLRQERGRLLQKIRGLEQHKERRQQEVQELQQLLVERQEEKESLGREVESLQSRLSLLENERENTSYDVTTLQDEEGELPDFPGAEALLSRQLSPSAQERLASLQEQVAVLTRQNQELMEKVQILENFEKDETQMEVEASAEVIPLALYDSLRAEFDQLRRQHAEALQALRQQETREVPREERAAYGESEGVGATATKNGPTHMELNGSVAPETKVNGAETTDEKAAGDETMEARTMEATSTAAEATGATATETKPTGAEVREMETVEEEANMETKPTGVQTTDTEATGVEAMGVEATKTKAEEAEVLACRVGAGQPEPPVTGTTNMEATGSRATGVEATGFGATGVENPGVEAMAPGVSAGPVLHPGAAEASEKLQVELETRIRGLEEALRQREREAAAELEAALGKCEAAEAEAGRLRERVREAEGSGASVERGGGDTAQLRAALEQAREDLRDRDSRLRELEAASACLDEARASRLLAEEEARGLRAELAQREEARLEQSRELEVLREQLATAKATGEQQRTAAAELGRARDAAEARVAELAAACEEARQGLAELREASEALRQSVVPATEHRRLQEEALELRGRAASLEQEVVATGKEAARLRAELERERVCSVALSEHERIVGVLQANVAQLEGQLEELGRRHEKTSAEVFQVQREALFMKSERHAAEAQLATAEQQLRGLRTEAERARQAQSRAQEALDKAKEKDKKITELSKEVFSLKEALKEQPAALATPEVEALRDQVKDLQQQLQEAARDHSSVVALYRSHLLYAIQGQMDEDVQQILSQILQMQRLQAQGR, encoded by the exons ATGCAGCCAGCTGCTTGCGCGGGTGAGGGAACCCGGCCCCCGGCGCCGCGTCCTCATCCTCCTCCAGGCGACAAG CTGCGGCTCAGCCCCACTGACCTTGGCTCCTGCCCGCCCTGCGGCCCCTGCCCCATCCCGAAGCCGGCAGCCAGAGGCAGGCGCCAG AGTCAAGACTGGGGCAAGAGTGACGAGAGGCTGCTACAAGCTGTGGAAAACAACGATGCACCTCGGGTGGCCACCCTCATCGCCCGCAAGGGACTGGTGCCCACGAAGCTAGACCCCGAGGGCAAGTCCGC GTTCCACCTGGCAGCCATGCGGGGTGCAGCCAGCTGTCTGGAGGTGATGATAGCTCATGGTGCCAATGTCATGAGCACAGATGGGGCAG gTTACAATGCCCTCCACCTGGCCGCCAAATACGGGCACCCACAGTGCTTGAAGCAACTACTGCAG GCTTCCTGCGTGGTGGACGTCGTGGACAGCAGCGGGTGGACTGCCCTACACCATGCAG tggctggtggCTGTCTCTCCTGTTCAGAGGTGCTCTGCTCCTTCAAGGCACATCTAAACCCCCAAGATCGG TCAGGTGCAACACCCCTCATTATAGCAGCTCAGATGTGTCACACAGACCTGTGCCGTCTCCTACTGCAGCAAGGGGCTGCAGCGAATGATCAGGACCTGCAAGGCAG GACGGCCCTGATGCTGGCCTGTGAGGGGGCCAGCCCGGAAACAGTGGAAGTCCTGCTGCAGGGCGGAGCCCAGCCGGGCATCACCGATGCGCTGGGGCAGGACGCGGCTCACTATGGCGCGCTGGCGGGGGACAAGCTCATCCTGCACCTTCTGCAAGAGGCGGCCCagcgcccctccccacccagcg AGGATGACTCAGGCGAGGCGTCATCTCAG aACTCTATGTCCAGCCATGGAAAGCAGGGGGCCCCCAAGAAGCGGAAGGCGCCTCCACCTCCCGCCAGCATCCCCATGCCG GATGATCGAGATGCCTATGAGGAGATCGTGAGGCTGCGCCAGGAGAGGGGCCGCCTCCTGCAGAAGATCCGGGGCCTGGAACAGCACAAGGAACGGAGGCAGCAGGAG GTGCAAGAGCTGCAGCAGCTGCTGGTGGAGAgacaggaggagaaggagagccTGGGACGGGAGGTGGAGAGTTTGCAGAGCCGGCTGTCCCTGCTGGAG AACGAGCGGGAGAATACTAGCTATGATGTGACCACTCTGCAGGATGAGGAGGGTGAGCTGCCTGACTTTCCAG GGGCCGAGGCGCTGCTGTCCAGGCAACTCAGCCCGTCGGCCCAGGAACGCCTGGCCTCGCTGCAGGAACAGGTGGCTGTGCTCACCAGACAGAACCAGGAACTGATGGAGAAGGTCCAG atCCTGGAGAACTTTGAGAAGGATGAGACACAGATGGAAGTGGAAGCTTCAGCAGAGGTCATCCCTCTTGCCCTCTATGACTCTCTCCGGGCCGAGTTTGACCAGCTGCGCAGGCAGCACGCTGAGGCCCTGCAGGCACTGAGGCAGCAGGAGACACGAGAGGTCCCCAGAGAAGAGAGGGCAGCCTATGGGGAGAGTGAGGGTGTTGGAGCCACAGCCACCAAAAACGGGCCAACCCACATGGAGCTAAATGGCTCAGTGGCTCCAGAAACCAAAGTTAATggagctgagaccacagatgaGAAGGCTGCAGGAGATGAAACCATGGAAGCCAGGACTATGGAAGCCACGTCCACGGCAGCTGAGGCCACGGGAGCCACGGCCACAGAGACAAAACCCACAGGGGCTGAGGTCAGAGAAATGGAGACTgtagaagaggaagcaaacatggAAACTAAGCCCACAGGAGtgcagaccacagacacagaggcCACAGGAGTGGAGGCCATGGGAGTGGAggccacaaaaacaaaagcagaggaAGCAGAAGTGTTGGCCTGCAGAGTGGGTGCTGGGCAACCAGAGCCCCCAGTCACAGGGACCACAAACATGGAGGCCACAGGCTCTAGGGCCACGGGGGTAGAAGCCACAGGATTCGGTGCCACAGGTGTAGAGAACCCCGGGGTAGAGGCCATGGCCCCGGGGGTCTCTGCTGGCCCTGTCCTACATCCTGGTGCTGCAGAGGCCTCGGAAAAGCTTCAAGTAGAGCTGGAGACCAGGATTCGCGGCTTGGAGGAGGCGCTCCGGCAGCGGGAGCGGGAGGCAGCTGCGGAGCTGGAGGCGGCCCTGGGGAAGTGCGAGGCCGCGGAAGCTGAGGCGGGCCGGCTGCGAGAGCGCGTCCGCGAGGCCGAGGGCAGCGGGGCCAGCGTGGAGAGGGGTGGCGGCGACACTGCACAGCTGCGGGCCGCCCTGGAGCAGGCCCGGGAGGATCTCCGAGACCGGGACTCCCGCCTGCGGGAGCTGGAGGCGGCCTCGGCCTGCCTGGATGAGGCTCGCGCCAGCCGGCTACTCGCCGAGGAGGAGGCCCGGGGCCTGCGGGCGGAGCTGGCCCAGCGGGAGGAGGCGCGGCTGGAGCAGAGCCGGGAGCTGGAGGTGCTGCGGGAGCAGCTGGCCACGGCCAAGGCCACGGGGGAGCAGCAGCGCACAGCGGCCGCGGAGCTGGGCCGGGCACGGGACGCGGCCGAAGCCCGAGTGGCTGAGCTGGCTGCGGCCTGCGAGGAGGCGCGGCAGGGCCTGGCCGAGCTGCGGGAGGCCTCCGAGGCCCTCCGCCAGTCCGTGGTGCCGGCCACTGAGCACCGCCGGCTGCAGGAGGAGGCCCTGGAGCTGCGGGGCCGGGCAGCCAGTCTGGAGCAGGAGGTGGTGGCCACGGGCAAGGAGGCCGCCCGGCTGCGCGCGGAGCTGGAGCGGGAGCGTGTGTGCAGCGTGGCTCTCTCCGAGCACGAACGCATCGTGGGCGTCCTGCAGGCCAACGTGGCACAGCTGGaggggcagctggaggagctgggaCGGCGGCATGAGAAGACCAGTGCAGAGGTCTTCCAG GTGCAGCGTGAGGCCCTGTTCATGAAGAGTGAGCGACATGCCGCCGAGGCGCAGCTGGCCACAGCAGAGCAGCAGCTACGGGGGCTACGGACCGAAGCGGAAAGGGCTCGCCAGGCCCAGAGCCGGGCCCAGGAGGCTCTGGACAAGGCCAAGGAGAAGGACAAGAAG ATCACAGAACTCTCCAAAGAAGTCTTCAGTCTTAAGGAGGCCTTGAAGGAGCAGCCGGCCGCCCTGGCCACCCCCGAGGTGGAGGCCCTCCGTGACCAGGTGAAGGATTTACAGCAGCAGCTGCAG GAAGCTGCCAGGGACCACTCCAGCGTGGTGGCTTTGTACAGAAGCCACCTCCTCTACGCCATTCAG GGCCAGATGGATGAAGACGTGCAGCAGATTCTCAGCCAGATTCTGCAGATGCAGAGACTCCAGGCTCAGGGCCGCTGA